A stretch of the Raphanus sativus cultivar WK10039 unplaced genomic scaffold, ASM80110v3 Scaffold1454, whole genome shotgun sequence genome encodes the following:
- the LOC108838576 gene encoding alanine aminotransferase 1, mitochondrial, whose protein sequence is MRRFVISQAKNLIDQTRRRRPLPNHKSLRLRLLSLAAAPDSAPVLSSPRLFSSSSDMSGSDSSSSSLPVTLDSLNPKVLKCEYAVRGEIVNIAQRLQEDLKINKDAYPFDEIIYCNIGNPQSLGQQPITFFREVLALCSHTALLDESATHGLFSSDSIDRAWKILDQIPGKATGAYSHSQGIKGLRDAIAAGIEARDGFPADPNDIFMTDGASPGVHMMMQLLISSEKDGILCPIPQYPLYSASIALHGGSLVPYYLDEASGWGLEISELKKQLEEARSKGITVRALAVINPGNPTGQVLAEENQREIVDFCKQERLVLLADEVYQENVYVPDKKFHSFKKVARSMGYGEKDICLVSFQSISKGYYGECGKRGGYMEVTGFTSDVREQIYKLASVNLCSNISGQILASLVMSPPKPGDDSYDSYIAEKEGILSSLAKRAKTLEEALNKLEGVTCNRAEGAMYLFPCINLPQKAIAAAEAAKTAPDAFYCKRLLNATGIVVVPGSGFRQVPGTWHFRCTILPQEDKIPAIVNRLTEFHKSFMDEFRD, encoded by the exons ATGCGGAGATTCGTTATTAGCCAAGCTAAAAATCTCATTGATCAAACTCGTCGTCGTCGTCCTCTCCCTAATCACAAAAGCCTCCGCCTCCGCCTCCTCTCTTTAGCTGCTGCTCCCGATTCTGCTCCTGTTCTTTCGTCGCCCCGTCTCTTTTCTTCGTCTTCCGACATGTCTGGCTCTGATTCATCATCCTCCTCTCTTCCCGTTACTCTTGACTCCCTCAATCCTAAG GTTCTGAAATGTGAGTATGCTGTCCGTGGAGAAATTGTTAACATTGCTCAG AGGTTGCAAGAAGATTTAAAGATTAACAAGGATGCTTATCCCTTTGATGAG ATTATCTACTGTAACATCGGAAATCCGCAATCTCTTGGCCAGCAGCCGATAACCTTTTTCAGAGAG GTTCTTGCTTTGTGTTCCCACACTGCGTTGTTGGACGAGAGTGCAACACATGGTTTGTTCAG TTCCGATTCTATTGACCGTGCTTGGAAGATTCTGGACCAGATTCCTGGGAAAGCTACCGGTGCTTACAGCCACAGCCAG GGTATCAAGGGACTACGTGATGCAATTGCTGCTGGAATCGAAGCCCGTGATGGTTTCCCTGCTGATCCTAATGATATTTTCATGACAGATGGTGCAAGCCCTGGG GTTCATATGATGATGCAACTTCTCATAAGTTCAGAGAAAGATGGAATCCTTTGCCCTATCCCTCAGTACCCATTGTACTCAGCTTCCATTGCTCTTCATGGCGGAAGTCTG GTTCCATACTACCTTGACGAAGCATCAGGATGGGGCCTTGAAATCTCTGAGCTGAAGAAGCAACTTGAGGAGGCTAGGTCAAAGGGCATCACTGTAAGAGCCTTGGCGGTCATCAACCCTGGCAACCCGACAGGACAG GTTCTTGCGGAAGAAAACCAGCGTGAGATTGTTGATTTCTGTAAGCAAGAGAGATTAGTTCTTTTAGCGGACGAGGTTTATCAGGAAAATGTTTACGTCCCTGACAAAAAATTCCACTCTTTCAAGAAAGTAGCCCGATCTATGGGCTACGGTGAGAAGGATATCTGCTTAGTCTCGTTCCAGTCTATCTCCAAAG GTTACTACGGAGAGTGTGGGAAGAGAGGTGGTTACATGGAGGTGACGGGATTCACCTCTGATGTAAGAGAACAGATATACAAACTGGCTTCTGTGAATCTTTGCTCCAACATCTCTGGTCAAATTCTGGCCAGCCTCGTCATGAGCCCTCCCAAG CCTGGTGACGACTCCTATGATTCATACATAGCAGAGAAAGAGGGAATCCTCTCATCTTTAGCAAAACGTGCAAAG ACCCTTGAAGAAGCTCTGAACAAGTTGGAGGGTGTGACATGCAACAGAGCAGAAGGAGCTATGTATCTATTCCCTTGCATCAACCTTCCACAAAAGGCGATTGCAGCTGCAGAAGCTGCAAAGACAGCACCAGATGCTTTCTACTGCAAACGCCTTTTAAACGCTACTGGAATAGTTGTAGTCCCTGGTTCTGGCTTTAGACAG GTACCTGGCACATGGCATTTCAGGTGCACTATACTTCCTCAAGAAGATAAGATTCCTGCAATCGTAAACCGTCTCACTGAGTTCCACAAGAGCTTCATGGATGAGTTCCGCGACTAA
- the LOC130504252 gene encoding O-fucosyltransferase 5-like, which translates to MDRDSSDDDADHRNLIPRNDIRDNNNNNIRRREDDLQSVTTTAMASNRTTSGGTNTPRSTFQIEETLSRSRNHRKNLVIVVAAVSLTLLLLGVFFFLFTDTPRSSFKLDPLKESELRALYLLKQQQRALVSLLNRNSSNTIDELNNAISLSKEIEEVILSPHRTGNSSSVSGLGTSDTSIYLCKKVDQSLSERRTIEWKPRPDKFLFAICLSGQMSNHLICLEKHMFFAALLDRVLVIPSPKFDYQYDRVIDIDRINTCLGRTVVVSFDQFKNKTARIDRFICYFSSPQPCYVDEEHVDKLKGLLGVTIGGKLEAPWSEDIKKPSKRSFGEVVEKFKSEEGVIAIGDVFYADLERDWVMQPGGPINHKCKTLIEPSRLILLTAQRFIQTFLGKNFIALHLRRHGFLKFCNAKSPSCFYPIPQAADCISRIVERANAPVIYLSTDAAESETGLLQTLVVVDGKVVPLVKRPPRNSAEKWDSLLYRHGIEDDSQVDAMLDKTICAMSSVFIGASGSTFTEDILRLRKDWGTSSTCDEYLCRGEEPNFIAEDK; encoded by the exons aTGGACCGCGACTCGTCGGACGACGACGCGGACCACCGGAACTTAATCCCACGGAACGACATcagagacaacaacaacaacaatatacGCCGCCGTGAAGACGATCTTCAGTCCGTGACCACCACCGCCATGGCCAGTAACAGGACAACCAGCGGTGGCACCAATACTCCGAGATCGACCTTCCAGATCGAGGAAACCTTGTCCCGATCCCGGAACCATCGCAAAAACCTTGTCATCGTCGTCGCTGCAGTCTCCCTAACTCTTCTCCTCCTCGgcgttttcttcttcttattcactGATACTCCTCGTAGCAGCTTTAAACTTGATCCACTCAAGGAATCTGAGCTCCGCGCTCTGTATCTTCTGAAGCAGCAACAGCGTGCCCTCGTCTCTCTTTTGAACCGTAACTCCTCGAACACGATTGATGAATTAAACAATGCTATTTCACTGAGTAAAGAGATCGAAGAGGTGATTCTATCACCACACAGGACAGGAAACTCCTCCTCCGTCTCTGGTCTCGGTACTTCAGACACTAGTATTTACTTATGTAAGAAAGTAGATCAGAGCTTGTCAGAGAGGAGAACGATCGAGTGGAAACCGAGACCAGACAAGTTCCTGTTCGCGATCTGTCTCTCGGGACAAATGAGCAACCACTTGATATGCTTAGAGAAACACATGTTCTTCGCCGCGTTGCTGGACCGAGTCCTCGTGATCCCGAGCCCTAAGTTTGATTACCAGTACGATAGAGTGATAGACATAGATCGGATCAACACTTGCTTGGGGAGAACCGTCGTCGTTTCTTTCGATCAGTTCAAGAACAAGACTGCTCGTATCGATAGGTTTATTTGTTACTTCTCGTCGCCGCAGCCTTGTTACGTTGACGAGGAGCATGTTGATAAGCTCAAGGGGTTGTTGGGGGTTACTATTGGTGGGAAGCTCGAGGCTCCTTGGAGTGAGGATATAAAGAAGCCGAGTAAGAGGAGTTTTGGGGAGGTGGTGGAGAAGTTCAAGTCTGAGGAGGGTGTGATTGCGATTGGGGATGTTTTCTACGCTGATTTGGAGAGGGATTGGGTGATGCAGCCTGGTGGACCTATTAACCACAAATGCAAGACGCTGATTGAACCGAGTAGGCTTATTCTGTTGACGGCGCAGCGGTTCATCCAGACGTTCTTGGGGAAGAATTTTATTGCTCTCCATCTCCGTAGACATGGCTTCCTCAAGTTCTG CAATGCGAAATCGCCAAGTTGCTTTTATCCGATACCACAAGCTGCAGACTGCATAAGTCGGATAGTGGAAAGAGCCAATGCTCCAGTGATCTACCTTTCAACAGATGCTGCTGAGAGTGAAACCGGTTTGCTTCAGACACTAGTAGTCGTTGATGGAAAAGTGGTTCCGCTTGTCAAACGTCCACCTCGCAACTCAGCGGAAAAGTGGGACTCGTTGTTGTATAGACATGGTATAGAGGATGACTCTCAG GTGGATGCTATGTTGGATAAGACGATATGTGCAATGTCGAGTGTCTTCATCGGAGCATCGGGTTCTACTTTTACAGAGGATATTTTGCGTCTAAGGAAAGACTGGGGAACTTCATCTACGTGCGATGAGTATCTCTGTCGAGGTGAAGAACCAAACTTCATAGcagaagataaataa